In Kogia breviceps isolate mKogBre1 chromosome 7, mKogBre1 haplotype 1, whole genome shotgun sequence, a single window of DNA contains:
- the LOC131759961 gene encoding tripartite motif-containing protein 6 isoform X1, with product MTSAVLVDIQDEVTCPICLELLTEPLSIDCGHSFCQACITGNSKELGIGQEEESSCPVCQTSYQPGNLRPNRHLANIADRLREVVLGLGKQLKVILCAHHGEKLQLFCKEDGKLICWLCERSQEHRGHHTFLMEEVAQEYQEKFQESLKKLRQEQQEAEKLTAVIREKRASWKMEPERHRIQKQFDQLRSILDREEQRQLKKLEEEERKGLNIIAEAEGELIRQSQSLRELISDLEHRCQGSTTQLLQDVSDVAKRSEFWTLKKPEALPTKLKSMFRAPDLKKMLRVFRELTDVQSYWVDVTMNPHTANSNLVLSKNRRQVRFVGAQLSGSHLEEHYGCGVLGSQHFSSGKHYWEVDVAKKTDWILGVCSDSMGPTFSFNQFANNRNVYSRYQPQSGYWVIGLHHKHEYRAYEESSTSLLLSMMVPPRRIGVFLDYEAGTVSFYNVTNHGFPIYTFSKYYFPTTLCPYFNPCNCVVPMTLRRPSS from the exons ATGACTTCAGCAGTCCTGGTGGACATCCAGGATGAAGTGACCTGCCCCATCTGCCTGGAGCTGCTGACAGAACCCCTGAGCATAGACTGTGGACACAGCTTCTGCCAAGCCTGCATCACGGGGAATAGCAAGGAGTTGGGTATTGGCCAAGAAGAAGAGAGCAGCTGTCCTGTGTGCCAGACCAGCTACCAGCCTGGGAACCTGCGGCCCAATCGGCACCTGGCCAACATAGCGGACAGGCTCAGGGAGGTGGTGTTGGGCTTGGGGAAGCAGCTGAAGGTGATTCTTTGTGCGCACCATGGAGAGAAACTCCAGCTCTTCTGTAAGGAGGATGGGAAGCTCATTTGCTGGCTGTGCGAGAGGTCCCAGGAGCACCGTGGTCACCACACGTTCCTCATGGAGGAGGTTGCCCAGGAGTACCAG GAGAAGTTCCAGGAGTCTCTGAAGAAGCTGAGGCAGGAGCAGCAGGAAGCTGAGAAACTAACAGCTGTTATCAGAGAGAAGAGGGCATCCTGGAAG ATGGAACCTGAGAGACACAGGATCCAGAAGCAGTTTGATCAGCTGAGGAGCATCCTGGACAGAGAGGAGCAGAGGCAGCTGAagaagctggaggaggaggagaggaaggggctgaACATCATAGCAGAAGCTGAGGGTGAGCTGATCCGGCAGAGCCAGTCCCTGAGAGAGCTCATCTCGGACCTGGAGCACCGGTGTCAGGGGTCAACAACGCAGCTGCTGCAG GATGTGAGTGATGTTGCGAAAAG GAGTGAGTTCTGGACCCTGAAGAAGCCAGAAGCTCTCCCCACCAAGCTGAAGAGTATGTTTCGAGCCCCAGATCTGAAAAAGATGCTGCGAGTGTTTAGAG AGCTGACAGATGTCCAGAGCTACTGGG TGGACGTGACTATGAATCCACACACAGCTAATTCAAATCTCGTCCTGTCTAAGAACCGGAGGCAGGTGAGATTTGTGGGCGCTCAGCTGTCTGGGTCTCATCTGGAAGAGCATTATGGCTGTGGTGTCCTGGGCTCTCAGCACTTCTCCTCAGGAAAGCATTACTGGGAGGTAGACGTGGCCAAGAAGACTGACTGGATCCTGGGGGTGTGCAGTGATTCAATGGGACCTACGTTCTCTTTCAACCAGTTTGCGAACAATCGGAATGTTTACTCCCGATACCAGCCTCAAAGTGGATACTGGGTGATTGGCTTACATCATAAGCACGAATACAGAGCCTACGAGGAATCGTCCACCTCCTTGCTCCTCTCCATGATGGTGCCCCCTCGCCGAATTGGGGTGTTCTTAGACTATGAGGCCGGCACGGTCTCCTTTTACAATGTCACCAACCACGGCTTCCCCATCTACACCTTCTCTAAGTATTACTTTCCTACCACCCTTTGTCCGTATTTTAATCCTTGCAACTGTGTAGTCCCGATGACTTTGCGTCGCCCAAGCTCTTGA
- the LOC131759961 gene encoding tripartite motif-containing protein 6 isoform X2, protein MTSAVLVDIQDEVTCPICLELLTEPLSIDCGHSFCQACITGNSKELGIGQEEESSCPVCQTSYQPGNLRPNRHLANIADRLREVVLGLGKQLKVILCAHHGEKLQLFCKEDGKLICWLCERSQEHRGHHTFLMEEVAQEYQEKFQESLKKLRQEQQEAEKLTAVIREKRASWKNQMEPERHRIQKQFDQLRSILDREEQRQLKKLEEEERKGLNIIAEAEGELIRQSQSLRELISDLEHRCQGSTTQLLQDVSDVAKRSEFWTLKKPEALPTKLKSMFRAPDLKKMLRVFRELTDVQSYWVDVTMNPHTANSNLVLSKNRRQVRFVGAQLSGSHLEEHYGCGVLGSQHFSSGKHYWEVDVAKKTDWILGVCSDSMGPTFSFNQFANNRNVYSRYQPQSGYWVIGLHHKHEYRAYEESSTSLLLSMMVPPRRIGVFLDYEAGTVSFYNVTNHGFPIYTFSKYYFPTTLCPYFNPCNCVVPMTLRRPSS, encoded by the exons ATGACTTCAGCAGTCCTGGTGGACATCCAGGATGAAGTGACCTGCCCCATCTGCCTGGAGCTGCTGACAGAACCCCTGAGCATAGACTGTGGACACAGCTTCTGCCAAGCCTGCATCACGGGGAATAGCAAGGAGTTGGGTATTGGCCAAGAAGAAGAGAGCAGCTGTCCTGTGTGCCAGACCAGCTACCAGCCTGGGAACCTGCGGCCCAATCGGCACCTGGCCAACATAGCGGACAGGCTCAGGGAGGTGGTGTTGGGCTTGGGGAAGCAGCTGAAGGTGATTCTTTGTGCGCACCATGGAGAGAAACTCCAGCTCTTCTGTAAGGAGGATGGGAAGCTCATTTGCTGGCTGTGCGAGAGGTCCCAGGAGCACCGTGGTCACCACACGTTCCTCATGGAGGAGGTTGCCCAGGAGTACCAG GAGAAGTTCCAGGAGTCTCTGAAGAAGCTGAGGCAGGAGCAGCAGGAAGCTGAGAAACTAACAGCTGTTATCAGAGAGAAGAGGGCATCCTGGAAG AATCAGATGGAACCTGAGAGACACAGGATCCAGAAGCAGTTTGATCAGCTGAGGAGCATCCTGGACAGAGAGGAGCAGAGGCAGCTGAagaagctggaggaggaggagaggaaggggctgaACATCATAGCAGAAGCTGAGGGTGAGCTGATCCGGCAGAGCCAGTCCCTGAGAGAGCTCATCTCGGACCTGGAGCACCGGTGTCAGGGGTCAACAACGCAGCTGCTGCAG GATGTGAGTGATGTTGCGAAAAG GAGTGAGTTCTGGACCCTGAAGAAGCCAGAAGCTCTCCCCACCAAGCTGAAGAGTATGTTTCGAGCCCCAGATCTGAAAAAGATGCTGCGAGTGTTTAGAG AGCTGACAGATGTCCAGAGCTACTGGG TGGACGTGACTATGAATCCACACACAGCTAATTCAAATCTCGTCCTGTCTAAGAACCGGAGGCAGGTGAGATTTGTGGGCGCTCAGCTGTCTGGGTCTCATCTGGAAGAGCATTATGGCTGTGGTGTCCTGGGCTCTCAGCACTTCTCCTCAGGAAAGCATTACTGGGAGGTAGACGTGGCCAAGAAGACTGACTGGATCCTGGGGGTGTGCAGTGATTCAATGGGACCTACGTTCTCTTTCAACCAGTTTGCGAACAATCGGAATGTTTACTCCCGATACCAGCCTCAAAGTGGATACTGGGTGATTGGCTTACATCATAAGCACGAATACAGAGCCTACGAGGAATCGTCCACCTCCTTGCTCCTCTCCATGATGGTGCCCCCTCGCCGAATTGGGGTGTTCTTAGACTATGAGGCCGGCACGGTCTCCTTTTACAATGTCACCAACCACGGCTTCCCCATCTACACCTTCTCTAAGTATTACTTTCCTACCACCCTTTGTCCGTATTTTAATCCTTGCAACTGTGTAGTCCCGATGACTTTGCGTCGCCCAAGCTCTTGA